One stretch of Variovorax sp. 54 DNA includes these proteins:
- a CDS encoding response regulator transcription factor, which translates to MRIAILEDDPNQLSHLVRTLEQLLTIGETNVTCITFSNGSTLQQALRRESFDLLVLDWNVPGLAGVELLQWLRKWQTDKVPVLMLSSRASEHDVVEALTLGADDYIVKPFRPLELRARVQRLMARRVPVAPSDGERFGRWEFERVSQSVLIHPAPGDDAPPQRHALTDREFKLALTLFQHMGDVVSRAHLLESAGYSTEELPSRTLDSHIYRLRSKLGLEAESGLSLRTVYGRGYRLEATQQPQVDA; encoded by the coding sequence ATGCGCATCGCCATCCTTGAAGACGACCCGAATCAGCTCTCGCACCTCGTGCGCACACTGGAGCAGCTGTTAACAATTGGCGAGACGAATGTGACTTGCATCACGTTTTCAAATGGGTCGACCTTGCAGCAGGCGCTGCGACGGGAAAGCTTCGACCTGCTGGTGCTGGACTGGAACGTGCCGGGGCTGGCGGGCGTCGAATTGCTGCAATGGCTGCGCAAGTGGCAGACCGACAAGGTGCCGGTGCTCATGCTGAGTTCGCGTGCCTCCGAGCACGACGTGGTGGAGGCCCTCACCCTCGGCGCCGACGACTACATCGTCAAACCCTTCCGACCGCTGGAATTGCGTGCGCGCGTGCAGCGCCTGATGGCCCGGCGCGTGCCGGTGGCGCCGTCCGACGGCGAGCGCTTCGGCCGCTGGGAGTTCGAACGGGTGTCGCAAAGCGTCTTGATCCATCCCGCGCCGGGCGACGACGCCCCGCCGCAGCGGCATGCCCTCACCGACCGTGAATTCAAGCTGGCGCTGACGCTGTTCCAGCACATGGGCGACGTGGTGTCGCGCGCCCATCTGCTCGAAAGCGCCGGCTACAGCACCGAAGAGCTGCCTTCGCGCACGCTGGACAGCCACATCTACCGGCTGCGCAGCAAGCTCGGCCTCGAAGCCGAAAGCGGGCTGAGCCTGCGCACGGTCTATGGCCGCGGCTACCGGCTCGAAGCCACGCAACAACCGCAGGTGGATGCGTGA